A single genomic interval of Roseibium sp. HPY-6 harbors:
- a CDS encoding glycoside hydrolase family 2 TIM barrel-domain containing protein produces MLERSKLADNALQALHDEDYDLPFNTQSLKHDGLIFMGGRRSESLNGEWTFCVDLLDTGLRQKWFSMLPEAPEDRSEPWDYDPYMGETVPVPSNWAMLKEKWYFFEGSTWYTRPLDMDDVDGEKRQFLRFGAAGYDCKIFLNGDFLGNHYGASTPFCVELTGRLRKGRNWIMACVNNTRTKDRVPMRNTDWFNYGGLYRDVCVFETPASLISDFFLYLVPDGTYSKICAEVSISGAQSGNARLSIPELSIDETISIREGGGRVTISAVPRLWSPDTPVLYDVSLAFGEDRVTDRVGFRQIERIGTNIVLNGAPLFLRGISVHEDDAKLGKVTTEEDLRRRFEHARELGCNYLRLAHYPHHERAAEIADELGFLLWEEIPVYWAIDFANPATYRDAENQLKELIKRDRNRASVIIWSVGNENPDTDERLDFMKNLAETARLLDPTRLTSAACLVNHANNRIEDRLADHIDVIGLNEYYGWYEENFEDLAKIGENSNPDRPVVVSETGADGVIGPKGPVKGLFSEDYMAEVYEKQIATLRQLNYVKGMSPWILYDFRVERRQNIFQNGYNHKGLIAADKKTKKKAFHILAEYYREIAALEESARKAS; encoded by the coding sequence ATGCTCGAACGCTCCAAACTTGCAGACAACGCGCTTCAGGCGCTGCATGACGAAGACTACGATCTGCCGTTCAACACGCAGTCTTTGAAGCATGACGGTCTGATTTTTATGGGCGGACGGCGATCTGAAAGTCTCAACGGTGAGTGGACGTTTTGCGTCGATCTCCTGGACACAGGCCTCCGGCAGAAGTGGTTTTCCATGCTGCCGGAGGCACCCGAAGACCGCTCGGAGCCCTGGGACTACGATCCCTATATGGGTGAAACCGTGCCGGTTCCTTCCAACTGGGCGATGCTCAAGGAGAAGTGGTACTTCTTCGAAGGCAGCACCTGGTATACGCGCCCTCTCGATATGGACGATGTGGACGGCGAAAAGCGGCAGTTTCTGCGTTTCGGCGCGGCAGGTTACGATTGCAAGATTTTCTTGAACGGCGACTTCCTTGGCAACCACTATGGTGCATCGACACCGTTTTGCGTGGAGTTGACCGGCAGGTTGCGCAAGGGCCGGAACTGGATCATGGCCTGCGTCAACAACACCCGCACCAAAGACCGGGTGCCGATGCGCAACACGGACTGGTTCAACTACGGTGGCCTTTATCGGGACGTCTGCGTGTTCGAAACACCTGCGTCCCTGATTTCGGATTTCTTTCTCTATCTTGTTCCGGACGGTACCTATTCGAAGATATGCGCCGAGGTGTCGATATCCGGTGCACAGTCAGGCAACGCCCGTCTGTCAATTCCGGAACTGTCGATCGATGAAACCATTTCCATCCGTGAAGGGGGCGGCCGCGTAACGATTTCTGCAGTGCCGCGGCTATGGAGCCCTGACACGCCGGTTCTTTATGATGTGAGCCTGGCGTTCGGTGAAGACCGGGTGACGGACCGGGTTGGGTTCCGTCAGATTGAACGGATCGGCACCAACATCGTGCTGAACGGTGCCCCGCTCTTCCTGCGCGGAATTTCCGTTCATGAAGACGATGCAAAGCTCGGCAAAGTGACTACAGAAGAAGACCTGCGCCGGCGGTTCGAGCATGCAAGAGAACTTGGCTGCAACTATCTGCGCCTGGCGCATTATCCGCATCACGAGCGTGCCGCTGAAATTGCCGACGAGCTCGGGTTTCTGCTCTGGGAAGAGATCCCGGTCTACTGGGCGATCGATTTTGCAAATCCGGCGACCTACCGGGATGCGGAAAACCAGCTGAAGGAATTGATCAAACGGGACCGCAACAGGGCGAGCGTCATCATCTGGTCGGTCGGCAATGAAAACCCGGATACCGATGAGCGTCTGGATTTCATGAAAAATCTTGCGGAAACGGCAAGGCTCCTTGATCCAACCCGCCTGACATCTGCAGCCTGCCTCGTCAACCACGCCAATAACCGGATTGAAGACCGGCTTGCCGATCACATCGATGTCATCGGGCTCAACGAATATTACGGCTGGTACGAGGAAAATTTTGAAGACCTTGCCAAGATCGGCGAGAACTCAAATCCGGACCGGCCAGTCGTGGTGTCGGAGACCGGGGCCGATGGCGTCATTGGTCCGAAGGGACCCGTGAAAGGCTTATTTAGCGAAGACTACATGGCCGAGGTGTATGAGAAACAGATCGCCACATTGCGCCAGCTGAACTACGTTAAGGGAATGTCTCCGTGGATACTTTATGATTTTCGTGTTGAACGGAGACAAAATATCTTCCAGAACGGATATAACCATAAAGGCTTGATAGCTGCCGATAAGAAAACCAAGAAAAAAGCGTTCCATATTCTGGCGGAGTACTATCGCGAGATAGCAGCCCTTGAGGAGAGCGCAAGGAAGGCCTCATGA
- a CDS encoding FCD domain-containing protein, whose protein sequence is MTRDGTKRRYQEIAEMLARRIAEEGYRPGDKFPTERQISLEMGISRSLVREAFIVLEIEGYLDVRKGSGSYVAAGEKISLNVQKQDFGPFELLQARQLLESSIAGFAASTITKSDIIQLRETLEIERRAIENGVEDYFADRQFHLQIAEATQNSVLVDHVEDLWTKRENSSMWARLHDRIFDLSYRTRWLDDHAVILEALRHRNAEQARLAMWQHLENVRLTLLELSDVGDPEFDGYLYTPAVASP, encoded by the coding sequence ATGACGCGCGACGGTACAAAACGCCGTTATCAGGAAATCGCCGAGATGCTTGCCCGGCGAATTGCGGAAGAAGGATACCGGCCCGGCGACAAGTTTCCGACCGAGCGTCAGATATCCTTGGAAATGGGCATTAGCCGCTCGCTCGTCCGCGAAGCCTTCATTGTCCTGGAAATCGAAGGTTATCTTGATGTCCGCAAGGGCTCCGGCAGCTATGTCGCGGCCGGAGAGAAGATCTCGCTGAATGTGCAGAAACAGGATTTCGGCCCGTTTGAGCTGCTGCAGGCACGTCAGCTTCTTGAAAGCAGCATTGCCGGCTTTGCAGCATCGACAATCACCAAAAGCGATATCATCCAGCTGCGCGAGACGCTCGAGATAGAACGCAGGGCGATCGAAAACGGTGTCGAAGATTATTTCGCCGACAGGCAGTTCCATCTCCAGATCGCCGAGGCGACCCAGAACAGCGTTCTGGTCGATCATGTCGAAGACCTTTGGACCAAACGCGAAAACAGTTCCATGTGGGCGAGGCTGCACGACAGGATCTTCGACCTCAGCTACCGGACCAGATGGCTCGATGATCATGCGGTCATTCTAGAGGCCCTGCGCCATCGCAATGCGGAGCAGGCCCGTCTTGCCATGTGGCAGCATCTTGAAAACGTGCGTTTGACGCTGCTTGAGCTCTCGGATGTCGGGGATCCGGAGTTCGACGGCTACCTCTACACTCCTGCGGTTGCCTCACCTTAA
- the uxuA gene encoding mannonate dehydratase, whose product MIESWRWFGPDDPVSLQDVRQTGATGIVTALHEIQNGVLWPEEDIAARRQMIEDAGLTWVVAESIPVHEDIKTGAPGWERRAQNWAESAKALARQGITTICYNFMPVLDWTRTDLDFELADGARALRFEFAAFAAFDMFILDREGAETDYSDTDIAAAEGFLARCSRDDRDRLTANIIAGLPGSEESYTLATFKERLDAYRGIDREGHFQHLRNFLDVVLPAVEEAGAVLALHPDDPPRPLFALPRIASTQSDLERIASMSDSSANGFTLCTGSLGVHPDNDLPEIAAALGDRIHFAHLRATRREDDPRSFYEDAHLEGDIDMIAIIRVLRQLEARTGKHIPMRPDHGHRILNDLSGTSTPGYPAIGRLRGLSELRGVLRTVDAYERL is encoded by the coding sequence ATGATCGAAAGCTGGCGTTGGTTCGGACCTGACGATCCTGTCTCGTTGCAGGATGTTCGGCAAACCGGTGCCACGGGCATCGTGACCGCCCTGCACGAAATCCAGAATGGTGTCTTGTGGCCTGAAGAGGATATTGCGGCACGGCGCCAGATGATCGAAGACGCCGGACTGACCTGGGTGGTCGCCGAGAGCATCCCGGTGCATGAGGACATCAAAACAGGCGCACCAGGCTGGGAACGCCGGGCGCAGAACTGGGCGGAAAGCGCCAAAGCGCTCGCCAGGCAGGGCATTACGACAATCTGCTACAACTTCATGCCCGTGCTCGATTGGACCCGCACCGATCTTGACTTTGAGCTCGCCGACGGCGCCCGCGCGCTGCGCTTCGAATTTGCTGCTTTTGCCGCTTTCGACATGTTCATCCTGGACCGGGAGGGGGCCGAGACAGACTATAGTGACACGGACATCGCGGCAGCCGAAGGCTTCCTGGCGCGTTGCTCGCGTGACGACCGGGACAGACTGACCGCTAATATCATTGCCGGTCTTCCTGGCTCTGAAGAAAGCTACACGCTTGCGACATTCAAGGAGCGTCTTGATGCCTATCGCGGCATCGACAGGGAAGGTCATTTTCAGCATCTTCGGAATTTTCTGGATGTGGTCCTTCCAGCAGTCGAGGAAGCTGGTGCTGTTCTGGCGCTGCATCCCGACGATCCGCCCCGCCCGCTCTTCGCACTGCCCAGGATTGCAAGCACTCAATCGGATCTGGAGCGCATTGCATCCATGAGTGACTCTTCGGCGAACGGGTTCACGCTTTGCACAGGTTCACTCGGCGTTCATCCGGACAACGACCTTCCGGAGATCGCGGCAGCGCTCGGCGATCGCATTCATTTTGCGCATTTAAGAGCTACCCGGCGCGAAGACGACCCGCGCAGCTTTTATGAAGATGCCCATCTTGAAGGCGATATCGACATGATCGCAATCATCCGGGTCTTGCGGCAACTTGAAGCGCGAACCGGAAAACACATTCCAATGCGCCCCGACCACGGGCACAGGATCTTGAATGATCTCAGTGGAACTTCCACGCCAGGCTATCCCGCCATCGGACGGCTCAGAGGGTTGTCGGAGCTGCGCGGCGTGCTCAGAACCGTAGACGCATATGAGCGTCTCTAA